The Clavibacter capsici sequence GGGGTCGGGATCGACGAAGGAGTTGGTGACGGCAGCGTGCATTCGAGCGGGAGACCACGCAGAACCGGCAGCAGCGGTCTCGGTGCTCGAGATGGTGTGTCGGAGCGTCCCGGTGGGTGCCGCTGGGGTTGCTGCAGTCGCAGCCCCCGCACCCATGAGGGTGAGGGCGAGCGTGGCGCATGTTGCCGCGCCTGTGAGGGTGGAGCGAGTGCGTGTAGCCATATGAGCATCCTGTTCTCGCGAGCAAGTGAACGCAGATCAGCGAACAGCACACCATTGCCTTAAACGCCCCCGCAACGGGGGCGCATCGCACAGGTCACCAGTAGAGGTGGATGGTCCACCCGCCGGGAAGGCATTGCGCACTAACGTCTCGCCATCCGCGACCATCGCGGCATGAGCGCTCCATTGAAGGACTTTCTGCCATGCCCCCACTCCTCTTTGCCCAACGTCATCAGCTCCTCATGAGACCTTGGGTTGCTGTGCTCGTCGTCCTCCTCGCTGGTGCAGGCACCGCCTCCGTGCCTGCTTCCTCGGCTTACGCTGCAGGGCTACCCACCCAAGGGTCGTCCATCTCGAGTCTTCCAGCGTTCCCCACGCCCATGTCGGTGAAGCCGCCGAGGGCGACGCCGTACGAAGTGCCCGCCGGTCAAACCGTCGACTACGGCGACGCGGAGCTCAATGGGTCGACCTCAGGGCGTGGCGAGTTCCAGCAACCGGTCATCCTCGTTCACCCGGGAGGGACGGTGAAGAACGTGATCATCGGCCCGCTCGCTGCCGACGGCATCCACTGCGAAGCCTCCTGCACCATCGTGAACATGTGGTCAAGCCACGTCGGGGAGGACGCTGTGACGCTGCTCGACGGATCCCCAGCGTCCTCCGTCGTCACTATCCAGGGCGGAGGCGTTCAGCACGCGTACGACAAGGTCGTTCAGATTGATGGTGCGGGCACGGTCCGGA is a genomic window containing:
- a CDS encoding pectate lyase; amino-acid sequence: MSVKPPRATPYEVPAGQTVDYGDAELNGSTSGRGEFQQPVILVHPGGTVKNVIIGPLAADGIHCEASCTIVNMWSSHVGEDAVTLLDGSPASSVVTIQGGGVQHAYDKVVQIDGAGTVRISHFAASDIGSLARSCGDCPHQYPRHIVVSDVFIDGGRYKVAGVNQNFSDTAKLDHVTIRGTRMQVCDRTVGGRGVPAKEVPGGSGDPYPGVCDFSYATILFEHG